Within Acidimicrobiales bacterium, the genomic segment CACCTCTCGCCTCCGGTCATGCGACGCTCGCGGGAGCGACCGCCACCGGCCTCGCCTTGATGCTTTTTCTTGGCGCGGTCGGCAAATCGGCACAGATCCCCCTGTACATGTGGTTGCCCGACGCTATGGAGGGTCCCACCCCGGTGTCGGCTCTCATCCACGCGGCAACCATGGTCACTGCGGGCGTGTACCTGGTGGCACGGAGCGCGCCGATATTTCACTTCAGCTCGTCCGCCCAGTGGGTGGTCGCGGGAATTGGCGCTGCCACAGCGCTCCTTGCGGCAACGATCGCCTGCGCGCAGGACGACATCAAACGGGTTCTCGCCTACTCGACGATCTCCCAGCTCGGCTACATGTTCCTCGCGGAGGGATCGGGCGACTATTCCGCCGGGATCTTCCACACAGTGATGCACGCGTTCTTCAAGGCGCTGCTCTTCCTGTCGGCCGGAGCGGTGATCCACGCGTTGCACGACGAGCAGGACATGAAGCGGATGGGCGGACTTTGGCGGTTCCTGCCGATCACCAAATGGGCGTTCCTCATCGGGTATCTGGCCCTAGCAGCCATTCCACCCCTCGACGGGTTCTGGTCCAAGGACGCCGTCTTGGCGGCGGCGTGGCACAAGAGCTCGGTGCTGTGGGCTGTCGGCGTGGTCACCGCTGCGCTGACCGCTTATTACATGAGCCGCCAGGCGGTTCTCGTCTTCGGTGGCCGCGCCCGCTGGTCGGAGCAGTCGGCAAACCACGGAGCGGCCGGGACTTCCGGGGCATACGGGTCATCCGGGCATGCCGGCTTCCAGCCCCACGAGGCGCCTCCCGTCATGACCGTGCCGCTGGTGATTCTGGCGTTCGGCTCGGTGGTCGGATGGCTCATCGAGGCCCCCTTCGGCGGGCTCGACTTCCTCACCAAGTGGCTCGCTCCGGTCTTCCCGACCACCATCGCCCCGGCCTTCCAAGTCCCTACGAACACCAAGTGGGCCATCGGAGCGGCCGCCACCGCGGCCGCTCTGGTCGGCTTGGCCGCGGGGCTCAGCGCCTGGTGGCGCACGGCAGAACGCCCGGCACTCGAACCAGCGGTCCTGCGTCACGGCTGGTACATCGACGACAGCGTTTCCGCTGCCGTCTCGGGACCTCTGACCGAAGTAGCCAACGGGTTCAGCTTCGGTGTCGACTCCGGGTTGGTCAACGGAACCGTCAATGGCATCGCCCGCCTCACGTCGGGTACCGGACGCCAGCTGCGAAAGGTCCAGACCGGCTACGTCCGCAACTACGCGCTCGGGATCGGCATCGGCGCAGCCGCGGTGCTCGCCTATGTTGCGGCGAGGGTGGGGGGCTGACCCGATGACAAGTTCGAGCTTCCCGATCCTCACCGTGATCGTCTTCCTGCCTTTGGCTGGAGCTCTGTTCTGTGCGCTGCTTCCTGCGGACACGCCGGAGCCCATCGCGCGGAGGGCCGGCATGGCGTTCGCCATCGCCGAGCTCGGGCTGGTCGCGTACCTGGTGGTCGATTTTCCCGTCGGCGAGGCCGGCTTCCAGTACCTGAGCACTCAATCGTGGATCGGCGCGTTCGGGATCGAGTGGCGCGTCGGAGTAGACGGCATCTCCCTGTTCCTGCTCGCGATAACCGCCCTTCTGTTCCCGGTCGCCATGGCCGGCCCGACCGTTCGCTCCAACAACCGCGCCTACATGGGCTGGATGCTTCTCCTTGAAGCCGTGTGTATGGGCACGTTCCTGTCAATGGACGTGTTTCTCTTCTTCCTGCTGTTCGAGCTCAGCCTGCTGCCCGCCTACTTCCTCATCGCCGGATGGGGAGGACCGCGCCGGAACTTCGCGGCGACGAAGTTCTTCATATACACCTTCGCCGGCTCTGCCTTCATGTTCGTCTCGATGATTGCATTGGTGTTCCTGGTCGCTCCTCTGAACGGCGGACACCAGACCTTCGACCTGATCACCCTCACCCGTTTGGCCCCGAAACTGCCCGCCGCCGACCAGGTGCTCATCTTCTCCGGTTTCGCTACGGCCTTCGCGGTGAAGATCCCGCTCGTCCCGTTCTACAGCTGGCTGCCGGACGCGTACACCGAAGCGTCCACCGGGGGATCGATGATCCTCGCCGGCATCCTCTTCAAGCTGGGTGCGTACGGGCTGCTTCGATTCGGTGTCTTCATGCTCCCGCGGGGCGCGGCGGACATGGCCCCCGTCCTGCTCACCCTTGCCGTCGTCGGGATCACCTACGGCGCGGTCGTGACGATCATGCAGAAAGACCTAAAACGGCTGGTGGCATACGCCACGATCGTCGATGTCGCGTTCATCGTCCTCGGAATCTTTGGGTTCAGCCAGCAGGGCGTGAGCGGAGGCGTGTTCGAGATGGTCAACCACGGTCTCACCACCGGCGCCATCTTCCTTCTAGCCGGGATGATCTGGGAGCGCAGGGGCACCCTCCGGTTCACCGAGCTCGGTGGAATCCAGAGGTCCGCCCCGATACTGGCCGCCGTCTTCCTGGTGGTCGTGCTCAGCGCGGTCGGGCTGCCCGGCCTCAACGGCTTCGTCGGCGAGTTCCTCGTCCTCGTCGGGACCTTCATAACGCGCCGCTGGTGGGCCGTCGTCGGCACTACGGCGATCATCACCAGCGCGATCTACCTGTTCTGGGCCTATCAACGGGTTTTCCACGGGCCGGCGTCTGAGGACAACCGCAAGGTCCCGGACATGTCGTGGCGGGAGCTGTTCGCGGTTGCACCGTTGCTCGCGGGCATCGTGTTCCTCGGCGTCTACCCGAAACCGTTCCTCGACCGCGTCAATCCCAGCGTCGGCCATCTGCTCGACCACGTACAGACCGCGGCACCCCAGGTTCACGTGCCCGTGCAGGGTCGTCCGCAGGTGGTCTATCTCGTCCCGCCCACCCAGAACGTGGATCCCGGGACAGGTACGACCGCCTCGGCGGGGTCGCGGGCTGGAGGTGACGGCCAATGACCGGCCAGCTGATCGGCCTCGTTTCGCATGGCTTCGGAGCGCATGGAGTGCTGGCCCAGACAGCCGGACAGTGCATCAATCCCGACGGCGCTCGATACTCGTCGCTGTGCACGGCGAACAACTCCTTGCGCATCCCGATCGCCTACCGGTCGATCCTGCCCGTCCTCATCCTTGCGATCGGGGCCCTTGTTCTTCTGATGGTGTCCGCCGTCCTTCCCAAGAGATCCTGGCCCGGCCTCTACCCAGGGCTCACCGTGATCATCGGCGGCGCCGGCGCGATCGCCTCGGCATGGCAGTGGAGTGACGTCGGGAACCACCACGGGCAGTTGGCCATCGGTCAGCAGATCCTGTACGACCGGTTCAGCGTCTTCTTCCTTCTTTTGATCTCGATCGCGGTGATCCTGGGGGCGCTGATCTCCGACAGCTACCTGCGACGGGAGGGCCTCGACGGCGTGGAGGCCTACGTGCTCATGCTCATGGCGGGTGTCGGCGCAATGCTGATGGCAGAGTCAGCCGGGCTGATCATGCTGTTCCTCGGGCTCGAGATCATGTCGATCGCGTTCTACGTGATGGCCGCCTATCACCGCCGCCGCACGCAGTCGGGGGAAGCAGGCTTCAAGTACTTCATCCTCGGGTCGTTCTCCTCGGCGATCTTCCTCTACGGGGTCGCACTCGTCTACGGCGCCACCGGTTCGACACAGTTCGCCGAGATCGCCGCCTACCTCTCGCGGGATGTGCTCACCCACACCGGCGTCCTCCTCGCCGGCATGGCACTCATAATCGTCGGCCTGGGTTTCAAAGTTGCCGCGGTTCCGTTCCATTTCTGGACGCCCGACGTGTACCAGGGAAGCCCCACCCCATTCACCGGTTACATGGCGGCGGTCGCCAAGGCCGCCGGGTTCGCCGGCCTCGTCCGGGTCCTCATGGGCGCACTCCCGACACAGGCGACCAACTGGCGGCCGATCATCTGGTTCATTGCCGTCCTGACCCTGATCATCGGTTCGGTGGTCGCGATCGCTCAACGCGACTTGAAGCGGATGCTCGCCTACTCGTCCATCAGCCAGGCCGGGTACGTCCTGGTCGGGCTTCAGTCCGCGACCGCAACCGGCACGGCCAGCGTCCTGTTCTACCTCTTCACCTACGTGTTCATCATCGCCGGGAGCTTCGCGGTCGTAGGGGTGATCCAGGGCCGCGGCGAGGCCCGGAACGACCTCGGTGCGATCCGGGGCGTCGCCCGCCGACAGCCGATCCTCGCCGGTGCGATGCTCGTGTTCTTGCTTGCCCAGGCCGGGATTCCTTTGACGAGCGGGTTCCTCGGCAAGTTCTATGTGATCCAGGCCTCGGTGCAGGCCGGGCAATACCCGCTCGCAATCATCGCCATGCTCGCCGCCGCGATCGCGGCGTTCTTCTACCTTCGGATCGCGCTGCTCATGTACGGCAACAACGGGCAACCTGAGCCTGAGCCCGCAAGTTCGGGAGACGCGGCCGGAGCATCGATCCCCGCCGGCCAGTCAGGCAACGGCGAGGCGCCCGACGACTCGGAGCTGGCAGGGCTCGAACCGGTCCGGACCCTCGACCCGCCGACGACCACCGCAGCCCTTCTCGATCCTCCTACCCAGCCGGCGCCGGTGCCGTTCCCGGTAGGACTCTCGATCACTGTCTGCGTCCTCTTCACGATCTTCGCCGGCGTATCGGAGCCGGTGATCGATCTCGCCCGGCACGCAACGACGCTGTTCTAGCTCCGAAACATTCAACCGACGGGCGCCGGGGGAACCAGAAATCGTCCGATCACCGGAAGCTCCCAGAACGACTCCGCCCTCGCAACCGCGATCGCAACTGCGAGCATGTTCTCCGGCGCGTCGTAGATCGCGTAACGCGGCTGCCAGTCAGGATCGAACTTCGCGTTGAACCTCCATAGCGACTCGATCTGCATCGAGTCGCCCATCCTGCGCAGCACCCACGCCTGAACCTTCTGGCTGACCCCTTCTCCGTTCTCGCCCGCGAGGACTGCGCGCATCGTCGCGAAGTTCAAACCGAGACCCTCGTTTCCCCGTCGCTCGAGCTCACGGATCGTCTCGACGACCGCGAAGTCGATCAAGCCGTTGGGATGTTCGCCGTTGTCGCGGCGCATCAGGTCGAGCGAGTATCCCCCGATTCCTGGCGCGGGAACGAATTGGCAGAAAGCGACCGGGGCGCCTTGAGTGCCAGCGTTTGCGACAGCCGAAACGTTCGGCGCTGCGCAGTTCACCGCGGATCCGTTCCCAGACGGTTCGACAGCGCCGGCGGGCCCGTGCACCACCGCCAGAAGCAGCCCGTGATCCGCGGGGTCGAACACGCGGCCGAGCGTCATCGAGAACCCCCGCTCCACATCGCCGCGCCGGCTCTTGGTCATGACCGCCTCGAGCGACTCCCTCAGGCTCGGATCGATCCGGGACGGATCGTGGAAGCTGATGGTGTAGCCGTACTTGGCGATGCGATTGACGGCTTGACGGAGGCCTTTGAACTTTCCTCCGTCCAGGGAGAATCCGCCAACGCGAACTATCCCCTCGTCGCCCACGTACAGGTCGTGCATTCCCGTCGAGCGGTAGATCGGCAGCCAATCCTCGCCGGCTCCCAGACCGCCGAGAGCCCAGCCGCGATCGTCGACGTAAGC encodes:
- the nuoL gene encoding NADH-quinone oxidoreductase subunit L, producing the protein MNAAYAIVALPLAGSVILLFGGRRIGDPLSGWLATLLAAGSFVATVVVWATMLGRSAADRTIYKQIFTWIPVGGLHVNLALQLDPLALTWCLFVTGVGTLITLYSIGYMKGDSDYGRFFFYMNLFLFSMIVLVLADNYLFSFIGWEGVGFCSYGLVGFWFERNVAAVAAKKAFVTNRIGDFGFMIALFLMFGHFKSFNYSSVLAPLASGHATLAGATATGLALMLFLGAVGKSAQIPLYMWLPDAMEGPTPVSALIHAATMVTAGVYLVARSAPIFHFSSSAQWVVAGIGAATALLAATIACAQDDIKRVLAYSTISQLGYMFLAEGSGDYSAGIFHTVMHAFFKALLFLSAGAVIHALHDEQDMKRMGGLWRFLPITKWAFLIGYLALAAIPPLDGFWSKDAVLAAAWHKSSVLWAVGVVTAALTAYYMSRQAVLVFGGRARWSEQSANHGAAGTSGAYGSSGHAGFQPHEAPPVMTVPLVILAFGSVVGWLIEAPFGGLDFLTKWLAPVFPTTIAPAFQVPTNTKWAIGAAATAAALVGLAAGLSAWWRTAERPALEPAVLRHGWYIDDSVSAAVSGPLTEVANGFSFGVDSGLVNGTVNGIARLTSGTGRQLRKVQTGYVRNYALGIGIGAAAVLAYVAARVGG
- a CDS encoding NADH-quinone oxidoreductase subunit M — translated: MTSSSFPILTVIVFLPLAGALFCALLPADTPEPIARRAGMAFAIAELGLVAYLVVDFPVGEAGFQYLSTQSWIGAFGIEWRVGVDGISLFLLAITALLFPVAMAGPTVRSNNRAYMGWMLLLEAVCMGTFLSMDVFLFFLLFELSLLPAYFLIAGWGGPRRNFAATKFFIYTFAGSAFMFVSMIALVFLVAPLNGGHQTFDLITLTRLAPKLPAADQVLIFSGFATAFAVKIPLVPFYSWLPDAYTEASTGGSMILAGILFKLGAYGLLRFGVFMLPRGAADMAPVLLTLAVVGITYGAVVTIMQKDLKRLVAYATIVDVAFIVLGIFGFSQQGVSGGVFEMVNHGLTTGAIFLLAGMIWERRGTLRFTELGGIQRSAPILAAVFLVVVLSAVGLPGLNGFVGEFLVLVGTFITRRWWAVVGTTAIITSAIYLFWAYQRVFHGPASEDNRKVPDMSWRELFAVAPLLAGIVFLGVYPKPFLDRVNPSVGHLLDHVQTAAPQVHVPVQGRPQVVYLVPPTQNVDPGTGTTASAGSRAGGDGQ
- a CDS encoding NADH-quinone oxidoreductase subunit N, giving the protein MTGQLIGLVSHGFGAHGVLAQTAGQCINPDGARYSSLCTANNSLRIPIAYRSILPVLILAIGALVLLMVSAVLPKRSWPGLYPGLTVIIGGAGAIASAWQWSDVGNHHGQLAIGQQILYDRFSVFFLLLISIAVILGALISDSYLRREGLDGVEAYVLMLMAGVGAMLMAESAGLIMLFLGLEIMSIAFYVMAAYHRRRTQSGEAGFKYFILGSFSSAIFLYGVALVYGATGSTQFAEIAAYLSRDVLTHTGVLLAGMALIIVGLGFKVAAVPFHFWTPDVYQGSPTPFTGYMAAVAKAAGFAGLVRVLMGALPTQATNWRPIIWFIAVLTLIIGSVVAIAQRDLKRMLAYSSISQAGYVLVGLQSATATGTASVLFYLFTYVFIIAGSFAVVGVIQGRGEARNDLGAIRGVARRQPILAGAMLVFLLAQAGIPLTSGFLGKFYVIQASVQAGQYPLAIIAMLAAAIAAFFYLRIALLMYGNNGQPEPEPASSGDAAGASIPAGQSGNGEAPDDSELAGLEPVRTLDPPTTTAALLDPPTQPAPVPFPVGLSITVCVLFTIFAGVSEPVIDLARHATTLF